A single Lynx canadensis isolate LIC74 chromosome D2, mLynCan4.pri.v2, whole genome shotgun sequence DNA region contains:
- the MRPS16 gene encoding 28S ribosomal protein S16, mitochondrial, with product MVQLTTVLCKAYHGGHLTIRLALSGCTNRPFYRIVAAHNKCPRDGRFVEQLGSYDPLPNSHGEKIVALNLDRIRHWIGCGAHLSKPVEKLLGLSGFFPLHPMMITNAERLRRKRAREVLLASQKTDTEATETKTS from the exons ATGGTCCAGCTCA CTACTGTCCTCTGCAAGGCCTACCATGGAGGCCACTTAACCATCCGCCTTGCCTTGAGTGGCTGTACCAACCGGCCTTTCTACCGCATTGTGGCTGCTCACAACAAGTGCCCTAGGGATGGCCGATTCGTGGAGCAGCTGGGCTCCTATGATCCATTGCCCAACAGTCATGGAGAGAAAATCGTTGCTCTCAACCTGGACCGGATCCGGCATTGGATCGGCTGTGGGGCTCACCTCTCTAAGCCTGTGGAGAAGCTTCTGG GTCTCTCTGGCTTCTTCCCTCTGCATCCCATGATGATCACAAATGCTGAGAGGCTGCGAAGGAAACGGGCACGTGAAGTCCTCTTAGCATCtcagaaaacagacacagaagctACAGAAACAAAAACGAGCTGA
- the DNAJC9 gene encoding dnaJ homolog subfamily C member 9, which yields MGLLELCEEVFGTADLYRVLGVRREASDSEVRRGYHKVSLQVHPDRVGEDDKEDATRRFQILGKVYSVLSDKEQRALYNEQGTVDEDSDVLNQDRDWETYWRLLFKKISLEDIQAFEKTYKGSEEELADIKQAYLDFKGDMDQIMESVLCVQYTEEPRIRNIIQQAIDAGEIPSYNAFVKESKQKMNARKRRAQEEAKEAEMSRKELGLDEGVDNLKAVIQSRQKDRQKEMDNFLAQMEAKYCKPSKRGGKKTPFKKEKK from the exons ATGGGGCTGCTGGAGCTGTGCGAGGAAGTGTTCGGTACTGCCGACCTTTATCGAGTGCTGGGCGTGCGGCGCGAGGCCTCGGACAGCGAGGTCCGGCGCGGCTACCACAAGGTGTCTCTGCAGGTGCACCCGGACCGGGTCGGCGAGGACGACAAAGAAGACGCCACCCGCCGTTTCCAG ATCCTCGGGAAAGTCTATTCTGTTCTGAGCGACAAAGAGCAGAGAGCACTGTACAATGAGCAGGGAACAGTGGACGAAGATTCTGATGTGCTCAACCAAGATCGGGACTGGGAGACGTATtggagattactttttaaaaag ATATCTCTCGAAGACATTCAAGCTTTTGAAAAGACATACAAAGGTTCTGAAGAAGAGCTGGCAGATATTAAACAGGCCTATTTGGATTTCAAGGGTGACATGGATCAGATCATGGAGTCTGTGCTGTGTGTGCAGTACACAGAGGAACCCAGGATAAGGAACATTATTCAGCAAGCCATTGATGCTGGAGAGATCCCATCCTATAATGCCTTTGTCAAAGAATCGAAGCAAAAGATGAATGCAAGAAAAAGGAGG GCTCAGGAAGAGGCTAAAGAAGCAGAAATGAGCAGGAAGGAGTTGGGCCTTGATGAAGGAGTAGATAATTTGAAAGCAGTCATTCAG AGCAGACAAAAGGATCGGCAAAAGGAAATGGACAATTTTCTGGCTCAGATGGAAGCAAAGTACTGCAAACCTTCTAAACGAGGAGGGAAAAAAACGcctttcaagaaagaaaagaaataa